DNA from Arthrobacter sp. StoSoilB19:
TATCCAGTCACTGGCGTAATTGCCCTGGTTTTGAAACATTGAAATAAGCCCTTGCCGTCGAATATCTACTCGTGTAGATTTCTTTCCAGCCTGTTACTTCCATCACACTCAGGAAAGGGTCGACGATGACCACCCTTACCAGGAACGCCAGCCCGGCAGTGCACGCAGCGCACCGGCCGCTGAAGCGCCGGGGACAGAGCGACCTGAAGATCGCATTGTTCTTCATAGCCCCGGCGATGATCGGATTTATCGTTTTCTACCTGGTGCCCACCCTGCGGGGCATCTACCTCAGCTTCACCGAATACAGCATCCTCGGCGACCCGACGTGGATCGGTGCCGCCAACTATGAGGCCATCGCCAAGGACCCCCTGTTCTGGAATGCGCTGGCTGTCACCGGGCAGTACGTCCTAATCAACATCCTCCTCCAGACCACGCTCGCGCTGGGGCTTGCCCTGCTGATGCACCGGGTAGCCAAATCAACCGTGATCCGCGGCGCGCTTCTGCTGCCGTACCTGATGGCGAACGTGATCGCCGCCCTCCTCTGGTTCTGGCTCCTGGACTACCAGATCGGCATCGTCAACTACTTCATCGACGCCATCGGCCTGCCCAAGGTGGCATTCTTCGGCAGCGAGGAATGGGCCATCCCCACCCAGGCCCTCATCAACACCTGGCGGCACATGGGCTACACCGCCCTGCTGCTGTTCGCCGGCCTGCAGGCCATTCCCAGCCACGTCTACGAAGTGGCCAACCTGGACGGCGCCTCACCCTGGCAAACATTCCGCAAGATCACCATGCCGCTGCTGCGCCCGGTGCTCGCGCTGGTCCTGATCGTCACCGTCATCGGTTCCTTCCAGGTGTTCGACACCGTTGCCGTCACCACCCTGGGCGGACCCGTCAATGCCAGCCGGGTGCTGCAGTTCTACATCTACCAAAAGGCCTTCACGGAATCGGACTTCGGCTACGGCTCCGCCCTGGCGGTCATCCTCTTCGTCATCCTCGCCCTGGTGGCCTTCATCCAGATGAAGTTCCTCAAGGGCAACGAATCAGACCTGGATTAAGGACACTTCCATGACCACCGCAAAAGTCTCCGCACCCGCCCGGCCCGCCACCCGGCGTCGTCCGTTCAACTGGCGCCGCACCGCCGCCTGGTTCCTTGTGGCCATCGCCGTGGCTGTCTCGGTCCTCCCCTTCTACTGGATCCTCCGGACGGCACTGTCCACCAACGGGGCCCTGGCCGGCAACGCCACCAACCTGCTGCCCGCAGAATTCAGCCTGGGCGCATTCCAGCGCGTCTTCGGCCTGCAGTCCCCCGAAGAGGCAGTGGCCCAGGGCGGATCCGGCGCGCAAATCGACTTCTGGATCTACCTGCGCAACTCCGTGCTCTTTGCCTCCATCACCACCACCGGCGCAGTGTTCTTCAGCGCCATGGCCGCCTACGCCTTCGCCCGGCTGCGGTGGCGGGGACGGAACCTGGTCTTCAGCCTGTTCCTGGCCACCATGATGGTGCCGCCGATCTTCACCGCGCTGCCCAACTTCCTCCTGATCAAGAACCTGGGCCTGCTCAACACCATGGCGGGGCTGGTACTCCCCTACATCTTCATGACCCCGTTCGCCATTTTCTTCCTCCGGCAGTTCTTCCTGAACATGTCCCGCGAGGTGGAGGAAGCGGCAATGCTCGACGGCGCCAAGCACCTTCGGATCTTCTTCCAGATCATCCTGCCAAACGCCGCCGCCCCCATCGCCACCCTGGCCCTGCTCACCTTCATCGGCCAGTGGAACGAGTACTTCTGGCCGCTGCTGGTGGGCCAGGAGGAGTCCGTCCGCGTCCTCACGGTGGGCCTGGGCGTGTTCAAGTCCCAATCGCCGCAGGGAGCGCCGGACTGGTCCGGCCTCATGGCAGCCACGCTGGTCTCCGCCCTTCCCGTCCTGATCCTGTTCGCCGTCTTCGGCAAGAAAATCGTCAACTCCATCGGCTTCTCCGGCATCAAGTAATCACCCCTTCCCTCGTAATTCCCCCTCCCGGCGCGCGCCACGGCGGCCTGCCCGGAAGCACCCTGAAAGGACCCCCATGAACCTGAACAAGAAAGCACTCGGCTCCCTCGCAGCAGCCGCGGCAGCAGTCCTGGCCCTCTCCGCCTGCGGAGGCGGCGGCTCCGCGGAAGCCGGCAAGGGCGAGATCAACTACTGGCTCTGGGACGCCAACCAGCTCCCCGCCTACAAGCAGTGCGCCGACGACTTCCACAAGGCCAACCCGGACATCACCGTCAAGGTCACCCAGCGCGGCTGGGACGATTACTGGGGCACCCTGACCAACGGATTCGTGGCAGGCACCGCCCCGGACGTCTTCACCGACCACCTGGGCAAGTACCCCGAATTCATCAAGAACAAGCAGCTGCTCGCCCTGGACGACGCCGTCAAGAAGG
Protein-coding regions in this window:
- a CDS encoding carbohydrate ABC transporter permease translates to MTTAKVSAPARPATRRRPFNWRRTAAWFLVAIAVAVSVLPFYWILRTALSTNGALAGNATNLLPAEFSLGAFQRVFGLQSPEEAVAQGGSGAQIDFWIYLRNSVLFASITTTGAVFFSAMAAYAFARLRWRGRNLVFSLFLATMMVPPIFTALPNFLLIKNLGLLNTMAGLVLPYIFMTPFAIFFLRQFFLNMSREVEEAAMLDGAKHLRIFFQIILPNAAAPIATLALLTFIGQWNEYFWPLLVGQEESVRVLTVGLGVFKSQSPQGAPDWSGLMAATLVSALPVLILFAVFGKKIVNSIGFSGIK
- a CDS encoding sugar ABC transporter permease encodes the protein MTTLTRNASPAVHAAHRPLKRRGQSDLKIALFFIAPAMIGFIVFYLVPTLRGIYLSFTEYSILGDPTWIGAANYEAIAKDPLFWNALAVTGQYVLINILLQTTLALGLALLMHRVAKSTVIRGALLLPYLMANVIAALLWFWLLDYQIGIVNYFIDAIGLPKVAFFGSEEWAIPTQALINTWRHMGYTALLLFAGLQAIPSHVYEVANLDGASPWQTFRKITMPLLRPVLALVLIVTVIGSFQVFDTVAVTTLGGPVNASRVLQFYIYQKAFTESDFGYGSALAVILFVILALVAFIQMKFLKGNESDLD